gcagtctgttgaatatgtgcagagaaagagagagaggagtcaaagatgaccccaaggttaggagctgatgagacagggaggatgagagtgttatccacagagatagagaatgggggaagaagagaggtgggtttagggggaaagataagaagctcagcgttggtcatgtttagtttaagATGGAAgtgagatatccaggcagcaatgtcagacaggcaggctgatactttggcctggattcctgctgaaatttctgatgtagagaggtagatttgggagtcatcagcataaagttgATACTGAaatccatgggatgagatcagagcaccaatggaagaagtatagatggagaaaagaagaggtccaaagacagagccctgagattcaccaactgatagtgggatcgaagtggaggaggatccatcagagtatacactaaaagtgcaatgggaatgataagaagaaaactaggaaagaacagagccctgaaatccaaatgaagacaacaTATCAAGGAGaaggcagtgatcaacagtgtcaaaagtagcagatagatcaagaaagatgaggatagaatagagacttttggatctggccaggaaaagGTCAtcggagactttagcaagcactgtttcaattgaatgaagagggtaaaagccagattgaagtggatcaagaatagcttgagatgaaagaaagtcaagacaacggtggtgaacagcacgttcaagtatcttggataggaaagggaggagggagatgggacgatAGTTGGAAGTAgagtccagtgaaggttttttgaggagtggtgtaacaatggcatgtttgaaggcatcaggaacagtcacagtggaaagtgaaagattgaggatatgaaagatagaagggatgacagtaggagagatagtgctaagtagatagatgggaataggatcagaggagcaggtagttagttttgaggaggaaagaaaatgtgcagtttcctcttcagtgatttcagaaaaggaagaacagctggcagaggttgaaggagggttgaaagagtggactgggggaaggggaggtggagggacttggttgagaattcaaggttaatcttgtgaaccttatcatgaaagtactcaaccagagtctggggagaaagtgaagggggagttggaggtgaaggcactttgaggagagagttcagtgtggcaaagagacatagagggtttgagccaagagagtttgtcaactggatgtagtagtcctgtttgcaagtgaaagagcaaactggaaggaggtcagcaagaatttgaaatgtatgaagttagcATGGGCAAGAGATTTCAAACAGAGGTGTTCAGCACAGGCAAAGGAATGTagatagcagattctagaggtcagccaaggctggggatttggtacgccttacagaacagggaatggaaGAAGCGAGATTATCCAGAGCAGAGgcgagaatagtattataggaagagacagactcattgacagacttggataacatagtggttgggaagaggtttgaaacactaGACTGGAATCGGGAGGCACCAGAGAGCTTCCAGGAAAGATGGGTATCTGATCTGTCCTCTCCTCTCATCAATGCAGGAAAATCGTCCAATTAAACCTTTTAATGAACACTTCTTGAAATCCAATTTCAAGAATTTGTCAGCAGTCATGTAACTTTTTGTACATATAGAGGAACTACAAAATCAGACTCCCCCAAACAATACTTCCAGGCATCCTAGAAATGTCCTCTTGCTGAATATGGTGACCTGTTCTGCATGGCCTGTCCTCCAGAAGCCAAGTCCTCCCCAAAGACAGATTTTCCCTTAACGGGAAACTTACAGAGCCACATCTTTGATGTCACATCTGCCAACCAATTCCACAGCCACAACAGTTGCTTTATAGTCACTATTGTCACCATGTTTTTCATTGACACCTGGATCAAAATTATATAAGGCACTGACCAGAAACTTGCTCTTGGCAAAGTTGATCATCCAACATAATTCTTACGGCAAATAGATCACTCTTTGCAAATACTGCACACTCTCAAAATTGAACACATTCAATGACTTTGCTCCCATGGtaacaaaatgaacattcctggAAACAATATGGAACAAAAATTTTATGACTGTCCATtgtcagcattcgttgtctagggatggtcctgggtccagttcacagaggcagtcgggtcccaaagaatacacaatccacacaggtttggatatatatagaaagtatattgtatttgcatatatatatatataggctcacagcacttagtacagggaaATAGTACAAtgctgtatatgtgtgtgtgtttaaatgagaatcaatgagagaaagaaaggatagtggtgTTCAGAGGAAGATAGACGTTTTAGGGTAGAGCTGGAGAAGAAGGGGgcgcagagaaagaaagaaagaagagcttaagaaagcagagccatgtgcagAGAGAggtaaagagagaaaaactgccagCCCCCAGAGCCCTGTGCTCTGGGGCTCAAGATGGtggtgtgcagagaaaaagagagaagtgagatgagcagagccatgtgcttctGCTTTATACCTCATGAACAGAAAgagatcaaataacttctttccttcccaACCAAACTCCAGTTTACTTCCCTTGATGCAAGGAAGGTGACAATTTTCACAGGTTTTACCTTTTTGAAGTTCCTAGTTCtggagcctatctgtctggctttGGTTGTTCTCAAGCCCTGCTCCCACATAGGACAAAAGGTATGTTGATCAGAAGTAATTAAGAaaacacagggctagcaggcagctgagcaccatttggtccatttgccatccttagtgattcctgagggggggggggggggggttctcagaagctggtttcatcaaTCCTGACATGCAGCCATCCTGACatctccactgcttttttttttctcatggagGCAAGATGGAAGGATACCTGATCTATCACCGTAGTGATGACTGTACCTGTTCCCATACCTCCAGTTATATTGCTCCTGCTAATTCTAGTAGGCCCCGTCCTGCTTATTCATATTTCCACAATAGTGAGATGTTTAAGACCCCTTATGCCTTATGTGTCCAAGCTTCATGCCTTAGGTTGGGCAGTCACTAGTGGGTGGGGATAACCCAATATGCCACCTCTTACCCATCTTGGAGAATGAACAGTGCATATGGGATGCAGGCATTTTGGAGGTTAAGGCCTACAGGTACCAGGATGCCCGGTATAAAAAGCTCAAATTAACCTGCCAGACTAGAGTGGTTCCAAGGTAGATGAtgggactgtaaaaaaaaaaagccaaattacTATGCCAGATTAAAATGTAAATGCTGGGAagaaagtagtttaaaaaaaattcagatgGGAAGGAAAGTAGTATGTGTATAGCTGCCTTATAGGGGTGAGGGTATTTTATAGGTTAAACTGTGCACAGAGTTGTACATATAAATCATAACAATGCATAGTAATACTTGtacccagtggtgtagcaagggcggggcggccTGCCCTGGGTGtaagagtgaggggggggggggtactccgcTTCCGCTGCGCCTGACCAAAAGACTGCTGGCATCGCAGTCAGCTCCTTCGACAGCCTCCCCGACCCACTGCAGTTTAAAAATTGCTGAATCGGCGGTGCAGCTCTAGCATGCAGTGAACGCgcctctgcctgtaaaagaagcggatcgccTCTTCAGGCGTTCTCTCACTGTGGCCTGtcgtcctctgatgtaatttcctatttccgtgagggcgggacacagtgagagaaggtCCGACGAGGCCATccgcttcttttacaggcagaggcGTGTTCACTGCACGCTAGAGCTGCTCTTACACCCGGGGCATTGCCGATTCAGCGATTTTTAAACTGCAGCGCAGCCGgtcgggtggcagagagaagggggctgttgaGGGAACTgacggtaggcaggtggggactgggtcaggggatgggctcaaatgggagaaggggtcggggggctcagatgggagacgggggctggaactggggtctgagaagggggcaggagggagaatggggccatgcctgggacaGGCAGGTGGAacaatgggtctggggctgaaaaggagggcaggtgagagaatggggctggagctgaaaagcggggccctaatgcaaggcaggtggattAAGGGGACtcgaactgggggctgaaaaggagggtaggtgggataagggggctagtactggaactgggggctgaaaatgggcagggggtgaaactgggggctgaaaaggggacagggagaagtggcttgggctgaagcttgggactggtgggagaaaagggctggggctgaaactggggactggtggaatagtggggctggaactgggggctgaaaaggaggggcaaGTGGGAGGCATGGGCTGGAACTAGGGACAGGTGGGataatggagctggaactgggggctgaaaagagggggcagagagagaggacagatcatggatggaagggggagatagagggagggcagaccctggatggaagggagagggagggtaaatggtggttggaaggggcagagagaaagggtcgACAGTggataggggagagagagggcagatggtggatggaaggggcagagatagagggcagacgctagatggaagggagagagagggcctTCTGTCTCggtgcaccctacgcctggattaaacttcctgagcccctacgtcttgccccatccttggcaacctttaaatctagactgaaagcccacctctttaacattgcttttgacttgtaaccacttataaccactcgcctccacctaccctcctctcctccttcctgtacacattaattgatttgatttgcttactttattttttgtctattagattgtaaggtctttgagcagggactgtctttcttctatgtttgtgcagcgctgcgtatgccttgtagcgctatagaaatgctaaatagtagtagtagggcagatagtggttggaaggggcagagggagagagagggtagatggaggggacaggggagagagggcagacagtggatggcagggacagggagagagagaaggtagacactggatggtagggagagagcaaagacagatactggatggaaggaagacagtgaaacgaagatgaggaaagcagaaaccagagacaacaaactgtaaataaaatatatattttttttctttaggataaagtagtattgtagctgtgttaataaatagaacatggaaataaggtaattgtggtcatcaagtgagcaggctgcaataccgtgtgtgtgtgtgcgtgcgtgcgtgtgtgtgtggccaCATATTCATAGGTCATGCCCTGACTGCTATTGCCAGCTGAAGGTATGGAGAAGGGGAGAGGCATAAGGAGTAGCACTAGTTCATGTGACTCCATATGGGCTCataacccacagtttgggaactccTGCTCCAGCTAGTAGTGCTGCTTTCAAGGTAGGTACAGGGTTTACACAGTCCTGGATTCAAGGAATGTTGGGAGATGCTGACCAGAAAAACATATATTCCATCAAACCACATAAAGATTATACAAAACACAAATTCTTTTGGATAATGAAAAGTAAAACACAGACAACATATTCAtctttatttttataaaattaaaCATGATACATAACAATCATTGGTTACTGATAATAAAATGATGCATAGGCATCCTCTATAGCATACTGAATAtaatacacatttaaaaaaaagaatcataTCTGAATGTTACTAAATTTTAACAGATTCTGTACACCCTGAGGTTTGTATGCTCATGAGGGGGTGGCAGAGAGACCAGCAAGAAACACTGGCTGGCGTCTATTGCCTTCCACTTTGCATTATGTCAGACAAATGCACACATGTCCATTCCCTTTTCATATAGCTGGTTTGAGAAAAGTATGTGATCATACCTTCTCCAACCAGTAAAATCATAAGACTGTTATCAAGTTATGGAGTATGTGAACATTGCAACCACTGTGTTGAGAAGTGTTAAACTCAGTGAGAGTTGCTATTGCTGTTGTCCAGAGAAGGCAATTATCCCAAGTCACACTCTGAAATCTAGTGCAATGGACATGGTTTTAGAATTATCCACCACTTCAGCTGCCCTTTATTAGCCAACAATCCCATGAAGAGGAGTGAAGTTCCAAATAATAACCAAAATAATGAATACTTCACTGCAAGCATGTTCAGTATCTTTCCATGGCAAAAGCTGAACTCTCTATAtactattttactactactactattaaacatttctatagcgctactagacttacgcagcgctgtacaaattaacatgaaaagacagtccctgctcaacagagcttacaatctaaattggacagacgaacagacagctaggggtggggaaattgcagtggtaggggtgataagtgagggtgttgagtaagagagtcatggttaggagtcgaaagcagtagcaaagaggtgggctttaagcctagacttgaagacagccagagactgagcctgacgtactggctcagggagtctattccaggcatagggagcagcgagatagaaggaacggagccgggagttagcagtggggaaaaaactaaaggaaaaagcctcagaacatgCAGATTGAAAATTTGTCAAGTCCTGCTTTCATCAATCATTagctaaaaaaaatctttcatttttaatttatataatACAACTTTTTTtatgtaaatatttttctttcagtttttcacTTGATAGCATCTAGCTACTTTGCTTAACAACTGCAGAGTTCTCCCCAACACTGGCCACCATTTCACAATGCCAAACTGCTGCTTCAGGGGGCATTAGACCATCTCTCAATTATGCTCTTTTCTCTTGCTCTCTGTAGTCTTAATTGCTCAGTAAGAGAGAGCACAACTGAGAGATGTTCTAatgcccctgaagcagcagttTGACACTGCGAAACAGTGGCCAACATTGGGGAGACCTCTGCAGGACTTGAAAATAATATAGAGAGTTTATTTAGCTTTTGCCATGAAAAGATACTGAATACGATTGCAGTGAAGCATTTATTGTTTTGGCACTATTAGCCAGCTGCATGTTTCTTACCAGTGTAATGTGTACTACTATGGCTGCTTCATTTTCCTTTGTGAATTTGATCATTTCTGCCCTATATGTTTAATAGTTTATCGTATTTCTCTTAATTTTGATATGGTTCAAATTCTTTCTATTCATGGGGGGATGGTTGTTTGTTTTCTAGTGAGTTTACTGTTCATGAAAGGTGCTGGACTGACAGCACTAACAAGCGGCATCTTCCTTTTATTGATAGTCAAGGAGCAGCAGCCATCATACACTTCCCTACTATAGAAGATGTATGGCACGGACAGAGGCAGTATATGCTTCCCCACACTGTCTTATCGGTGTGCCTTAACCTGCTCTGGAAAGATCTAGGGGTAGGAAGGTAATTCAGTCTCCATATCTGATCTTGTTTTTGGCTTCTCTGTTCAACTTATCAAAAACAGTGAAGAGGTGTGATGAGGATTCTGTACTGTTCCTCTGGGAATGAGATGGGGATCAACTCAGTCCAGGTAGGACATACAGaggcgtatttttttttaagcatttacttacaaagtttcatagcaacctgtggaactttgtaagtctaagtgctttgaaaatgagcccctaagggaGCAGTTTTATAGaactgtatatatttattttgcacatgaatgggcctttataaaattacccaaggAATTATGTGCGTAAAAGTAcaaagaggggcccttttacaaagcagtggtaagcagtAAGAGTTATCAtactgcatggtcatttctttttttgggggggggggggggcattttacacgttctggtaaaaaggaccctggcacgcaggaaaaactgcccctgccacttagtaaaaggactctagAGTGACAAGAAAGCATATATTTTTATGTGACCTGCATGTAGATGTGTTTGGGGTAGAATTTTAGAGGAGCACAGGCGGAGTCACATTTTATGCATgttatttataaaatacacacatactttATGCATGAACATTTATGCTTAATCCCAAGCAGGTTTGAATCTAGGTGATTTCTGCTACTTTGCCCCCAGATATATATGCTGATTATGTCTTTTCTACATATAAAGATGTTAAATTAATAAAGGAAGAGACAtgtatgctcattttcaaagcacttagcctcccaaagttccatagaaacctatggaacttagcctcccaaagtgctttgaaaatatgcctcataggctCCTctgtgactttataaaataacctcAAAATAGGTGCCTATTTGGTCTTCACACAGAGGAAGCCTGTTATAAATTATCATCCACATGCCTTTCACCTTGTTCACCACTGACCTGAGCTGGACTGATGCTGCTACTTTTTGTCTGGGAGTTGGTAAGCACCAGAGAACTGATTATCTGTTCTATACAGGCTatttaaaaaatcatttaaaaatatatttcataAAAGCCAGTATAAAACAATAATTGATCTCCTTCTGTTGTTCATGTAACATTGTACTGCCATGAAGGCTGAATCTTGACGTTTTTGGCACTGGAGATCTTTATGGACAACAAAGGcctcatttcatttattttacaCTTTCTCCACTATTTTGCTACTGTTGTCCATGTCTCATCTTTAACTCTTTTTAAAGATATATATGTTGAGTTGTTACCCACCTTGGATAAAAGTGggctataaataaacataaacatcctcTATTGGGGAAGACAATGGCAAAGCTCCCTGCTAACAGTCTGCCAAGAAACTGTCACATAAGTGGTGGACCCCATAAGTCATTCATGACTTGGTACGTGCATATAGGGGACTACCTTTACCTTTCTTTTTGGGCCTTAACTGGGTACAGTTCtcatttacacataaaacatactATCTCCCATTTAACAAAAACAGCAATGGCAAACGTTCAGGACCCAGTGAAGTTCTCAGAGGACTGGGCTCTGATTTTGATTTATCATGTCTGTCTTCAAGGATGAACCTCtttgattaaaaaacaaaatcccCTCATTTTAATATCTTCAATTCCTAAGACATATCAATTCCAGTACATAATAATAGGATAGAGAGATGATTTTCTCACTGTGTGCTCATTTTATATATCCCAGCACGTGAGGGTGCAGTTCAGGACTATGCTCCTCACATGTGATCTCTGTGCTCATGAGAGGCATCCATGTCCTAGGCTTTGTATCTGAGAAATGAATGGTCTGAAAGCAGGACACTGCACTTGTGTAACTGATAGTTGATGCTGTGAGAACTTGTCACTGCTGAAGACAAAAATCCCTCATTATATCTCTCAAAAATATCCTTCAAGGTATTTTTATAGGAAATTCCCACAACTATATTTCCCATACATTCTTTCAGAAAGATGCAGCTGTCCCTCCTTTAAAAAATGTAGATAATGGAGTTAGCAATTAACCCAGAATCATTAAgatatattttctgtttttaattttctttctatttttgaaAGCCCCTCTTCAGTTGTTTGCATTGTCATGAACTACATATATTGGGTCGTGCTCATCATGCTGACTGTATGAAACCATGAGAACAGTATAAACAACGGCAGCAGAAAGAAGTTTTaaatattgtgggggggggggggggtccctagtCATAAGAAGAGGTGCTcattttgtattaaaaaaaaaagtgtaaaatataatatagtaaaataaaatgaaataaaacctaGGATTAAGACCAAATCCAGAAGCAAATGAGGCAAGAAATAAACAAAGTTTAGCTCTCACAAGATAGGAACAACATTATGTATCTCCCTAGTGCCATAGCATGGaagaaaataaattatttctCACAAATGCTTCATGTAGCAGTGCCAACATGTTCAAATTACGATTCAATTGCAAACCTTATGTTAGGAGTCAATTCATTGCTAAGTTAAATCAGTTAGATGGTCTCCTAGATGTTTCTGATCACTAAGATTAATTTTCAGATTGTATTAGAGAGATTCTCTCCTGGATCATATATGTACTGTTCAGCATTTCAGAAGCACATTTGACTGTCTTAATGCCAATTTTGTATTGATTAAATTTTCCCTACTAGGTCAATACATTTAAAATCTCTTACCATTTCTTTCTTGCAGCCCTGGGAGAAAATCTAGTTGGAAAGCATCTCACACAACCATTATAGTAATCACATCCCGTGTATGTCATCATGAACAAAATCAGACAACagacatgagtggaggagtggcctagtggttaggggtggtggactctggtcctggggaacaaagttcgattcccacttcaggcacagctccttttgactctgggcacgtcacttaaccctccattggcccaggtacaaataagtacctgtatatgtaagccgcattgagcctgccatgagtgggaaagcgcagggtacaaatgtaactttaaaaaaTGCAGTTTCCCTCTCCTACTAACCTGACTTATCCAAGGGCTGCAGAAGAGAGAGCAGTAGAAAAGAATCTCATACTTCAGTACATTTGTTAAATGATAAAAAAGTGAGCAGTTTCACACTGTGTGTACCTTTGAAATACTGAACTCTTTAATAAGGATAGAATGCCACAATTAGAGTGATCAGGGTGAATGATATACCTTGGTGTTCCATCTATTTTTAGAAGCAGTAGAAAGGCACCTGGCTGAGCCAGTGCTGGTTGATGCCCTTGCGCTTCTCACAAATGATCAGCACGGCCTTGCACTGAAACCTGCCACACCTACTCCCGCAAGCAGATCCTGGTGGAGCACTGGTGCCCACTGAGACGGGAGAGGTCAGTAAAGCTTTTCCCACATTTCCCACAGATGTAAACGTCCTCAACAGGGCAAGGTTCTTGGTACTGAGGAGAAGTAGCAGCGGTACTAAAACCTCTCTGGCAGCCCCTCACCCTTTCATGGGCTGCTTGTTGGTTACTGGGTTTTGCATTATTACTAGAGCCCTTCTCCTTAGCGTAGGTCCTTTGTTGCTGAGGAACAGCTGACCGAGTGCTACATTTTGCACTGCTCTCTTTTGTTTGTGCCTTTATTCCCTGTTTGAGGGCTGTAGTTTGGCTAAAACCAACATCATATTCTGTTTCCTTAGTGAGTATGCTCTGGGACTCATGGTGAACAGAGGTGTGACTAAAGCATACATTGCCTTCTTCTTTTGATTCTTCATTGGGAGCTGAGGCATCAACAAATCCGGCATCATATTCTATCACACGTGTGAAGATTCCTTCATGTTCCATGAAGGACGGCACATGGGTGAAATTGttcttgccctctctctctttttcttgaaCTCTCTGCTGCCTGGCACGAGCAGCAAGGCTAGCAGTGTTTTTATTACCATCTCGTTCGCGGGTGTGGGTTTTCTGGTGCTTGATGAGGTTGGAATTCTGTGTGAAGGTTTTTGCACATTCAGTGCACTtatatggtttctctcctgtgtgtgtTCTTTTGTGTTTAATGAGACTGGAGTTCTGCATGAAGCGCTTTCCACATTCAGTACATTTATATGGTCTCTCCCCCGTATGAATTCGTTGATGTTTAATAAGACTTGAGACATGGCTAAAGCTTTTCTCACAGATAGTACACTGATATGGTCTCTCTCCTGTGTGGGTTCTTTGGTGGGTGATGAGACTcgatttctgactgaagcttttcttGCATTCAGTACATGTATAGGGTCTTTCTCCCGTGTGAGTTCGCTGATGTTTAAGTAAGCATGATGAGTTGCTAAAATTTTTATCACATTTAGTACAGTTATAGGGTCTCTCCCCTGTGTGCATTTTCTGATGTTTCATAAGATGTGCCTTCtgactgaaacttttcttacatTCAGAACATGTGTAGGGCCTTTCTCCAGTGTGTGTTCGTAGGTGTTTAAGAAGAGTTGAATTGTCCCTAAAACGGCTTGTACATGTAGTACATTTGTATGGTCTCTCTCCTGTATGTGTTCTCTGGTGTTTGATAAAAGTTGAAGTCTGGCCAAAGCTTTTTTCACAAACGTTGCACTTATAGGGTCGCTCTCCTGTGTGAGTCCTCACGTGCTTAACCAGTGTGGAGCTGTCAGCAAAGCTCTTCTCACACTCACTACATTTATAGGGTCtctctcctgtgtgaattctcagATGCTTCACCATAGCTGAATGGTCATTAAAGCCTTTCCCACATTGGTGACATTCATACAGTTTCCCATCCCCAGGGTCCATCTGCATTCGGCTCATTTCAGAATCTGAGTCTTCATCTGTGGGGGCACCTTGTGGTACAAATGGGTCAATCAATACACTAAAAGTGGTAGTGCAGTCCAGGCTTGTGCCAGTTTTGTAAGAGCAGCTACTTGGTGATGTTTGCTGGGCTGGGCTGACCGACTTCTGCTCAGAAGCCAAGTGA
The genomic region above belongs to Microcaecilia unicolor chromosome 7, aMicUni1.1, whole genome shotgun sequence and contains:
- the LOC115474279 gene encoding zinc finger protein 79-like, translating into MSDQASKVVEGFEKENPDILETAAQGNSRVNFAMALRIKQEDEPYVSHRKKHLPQSNPSDLVFNPDTSLWIKQVAMPEDSEEESEDSEEESEDSEEELEDSEEEDSDGRDSPRTSNRLFSPDILCEIKEEEDTEDSESDSDPPKVAAKTDDNANNLLRIKEEQEDAYFTNHPDSTGRKTVTYTCIGEAGSPQIKEEEVLSGKCSEKPKLLERSYGNPGESTHLASEQKSVSPAQQTSPSSCSYKTGTSLDCTTTFSVLIDPFVPQGAPTDEDSDSEMSRMQMDPGDGKLYECHQCGKGFNDHSAMVKHLRIHTGERPYKCSECEKSFADSSTLVKHVRTHTGERPYKCNVCEKSFGQTSTFIKHQRTHTGERPYKCTTCTSRFRDNSTLLKHLRTHTGERPYTCSECKKSFSQKAHLMKHQKMHTGERPYNCTKCDKNFSNSSCLLKHQRTHTGERPYTCTECKKSFSQKSSLITHQRTHTGERPYQCTICEKSFSHVSSLIKHQRIHTGERPYKCTECGKRFMQNSSLIKHKRTHTGEKPYKCTECAKTFTQNSNLIKHQKTHTRERDGNKNTASLAARARQQRVQEKEREGKNNFTHVPSFMEHEGIFTRVIEYDAGFVDASAPNEESKEEGNVCFSHTSVHHESQSILTKETEYDVGFSQTTALKQGIKAQTKESSAKCSTRSAVPQQQRTYAKEKGSSNNAKPSNQQAAHERVRGCQRGFSTAATSPQYQEPCPVEDVYICGKCGKSFTDLSRLSGHQCSTRICLRE